The following proteins are encoded in a genomic region of Arthrobacter jiangjiafuii:
- a CDS encoding IS481 family transposase, whose amino-acid sequence MSHRNARLAPAGRMILIQRVTSGRPVAHVAKEMGISRPTAYRWVNRYRDEGLPGLEDRSSKPKSCPHATSPAKTAEVLASRTEHRTGPADIAARTGVGVRTVSRILTRAGMPKLWDLDPLTGTRIRAGRATERRYERDAPGDMVHIDVKKLGRIPDGGGWRADPKQSARNHNTGHTRVGFDYVHVAVDDHSRLAFVEVHPDEKGFTCAGFLERAAAFMAAHGAPVQRVMTDNAFAYRLSNDFQSVLTALDAKHILIKPRHPWQNGKAERFNRTLQEGWAYRQVFDSNQARTDALGPWLDFYNHQRPHTSLGGKAPITRCNQRPV is encoded by the coding sequence ATGTCCCACCGTAATGCCCGTCTGGCTCCGGCCGGAAGAATGATCCTGATCCAGCGCGTTACTTCCGGCCGGCCGGTAGCCCACGTCGCCAAAGAAATGGGCATCTCCCGGCCCACGGCCTACCGGTGGGTGAATCGCTACCGGGACGAAGGACTGCCTGGCTTGGAAGACCGTTCGTCGAAGCCGAAATCCTGCCCGCACGCCACCAGCCCAGCGAAGACGGCCGAGGTCCTTGCGTCCCGGACCGAGCACCGCACGGGGCCGGCCGATATCGCGGCACGCACCGGTGTCGGCGTCCGGACGGTCTCCCGGATCCTTACCCGTGCCGGGATGCCGAAGCTCTGGGATCTGGACCCGCTGACCGGGACCCGGATCCGTGCAGGCCGGGCGACCGAACGCCGGTATGAACGCGACGCACCCGGGGACATGGTCCACATAGATGTGAAGAAACTTGGCCGGATACCCGACGGCGGTGGCTGGCGGGCAGACCCGAAGCAATCCGCCCGCAACCACAACACCGGCCATACTCGGGTCGGGTTCGACTACGTCCACGTGGCCGTGGATGACCACTCCCGGCTCGCGTTCGTGGAAGTCCACCCCGATGAGAAAGGCTTCACCTGCGCCGGGTTCCTGGAACGGGCCGCAGCGTTCATGGCTGCCCACGGGGCGCCGGTGCAACGGGTGATGACCGATAACGCGTTCGCCTACCGCCTCTCGAACGATTTTCAGTCCGTACTCACCGCACTGGATGCCAAACACATTCTGATCAAGCCCCGCCATCCGTGGCAGAACGGCAAAGCCGAACGCTTCAACCGGACCCTGCAGGAAGGCTGGGCCTACCGGCAGGTCTTCGACTCCAACCAGGCCCGAACCGACGCGCTGGGACCGTGGCTAGACTTCTACAACCACCAACGCCCGCACACCAGCCTCGGAGGCAAAGCACCCATCACCCGGTGCAACCAACGTCCTGTCTGA
- a CDS encoding phosphotransferase family protein, translating into MNREGGPRKLPSESALKSLLEGPGIHRPLAAVLRPLGLTPVTWAHLRSHHRPGAGITALYRVQAQPRRAASAGQPGQTVHLQIGATTAALPPETITGEPAGTVTATLDGTAIRLWVHPRDPVLTGLPWATNAEAVARDVFVGTGTASLALTAYRPLRRAVVRADHAGARAYLKVPQPKLAAGLRHRLELAAGAGLPVPPLLDAGPAAGSARENVLVMDSLPGKSLHLQLRPAGAPAFDPDALVDLLDRLPAGAMAFSRRPGWAERVVEYADGAVVALGTESGRISHLAGDIAAAVAAADPGPLVPSHGDFHGGNLLAVGNSETLEISGLLDVDALGPGHRVDDLACFLGHLRVLSALNPQNSGLRAAAQLCTRSFARQTDPEALYARSAAVALTLVAGAASRGRQAGGLTLATAEELLSSTRTGSG; encoded by the coding sequence ATGAACCGTGAGGGCGGGCCGCGGAAGCTGCCGTCCGAGTCGGCCCTGAAAAGCTTGCTGGAGGGACCCGGCATCCACCGGCCCCTGGCTGCCGTGCTGCGGCCGCTGGGCCTCACCCCGGTGACCTGGGCCCATCTGCGTTCCCATCACCGCCCCGGAGCCGGCATCACCGCCCTGTACCGGGTTCAGGCACAGCCACGCCGGGCCGCATCTGCAGGCCAACCCGGGCAGACCGTGCACCTGCAGATCGGAGCGACAACCGCTGCCCTGCCGCCGGAAACAATTACTGGAGAACCGGCCGGCACGGTCACAGCCACCCTGGATGGCACCGCCATCCGGCTCTGGGTGCATCCCCGCGATCCGGTCCTGACCGGGCTGCCCTGGGCCACCAACGCCGAAGCAGTGGCCCGTGATGTGTTCGTGGGGACGGGAACGGCTTCGCTGGCACTCACTGCGTACCGGCCGCTGCGCCGGGCCGTGGTGCGGGCAGACCACGCCGGGGCGAGGGCCTACCTGAAAGTTCCACAGCCGAAGCTGGCGGCCGGCCTGCGGCACCGGCTTGAACTGGCCGCGGGGGCAGGGCTGCCGGTGCCGCCCCTGCTGGACGCCGGACCTGCTGCCGGCAGCGCACGGGAGAACGTGCTGGTCATGGATTCCCTGCCCGGAAAATCCCTGCATCTGCAGCTGCGCCCGGCAGGTGCCCCTGCATTTGATCCGGATGCCCTGGTTGACCTGCTGGACCGGCTCCCCGCCGGCGCCATGGCCTTTTCCCGCCGGCCTGGCTGGGCGGAACGGGTAGTGGAGTACGCCGACGGCGCCGTCGTCGCGCTGGGCACGGAATCCGGGCGCATCAGCCATCTTGCGGGGGACATTGCGGCGGCGGTGGCCGCTGCCGACCCGGGGCCGCTGGTTCCCTCCCATGGTGACTTTCACGGAGGCAACCTGCTGGCTGTGGGAAACAGTGAAACGCTCGAAATCAGCGGCCTGCTCGACGTCGATGCCCTGGGCCCCGGGCATCGCGTGGATGACCTGGCCTGCTTCCTGGGCCATCTGCGGGTGTTGTCGGCGCTGAACCCCCAGAACAGCGGACTCCGGGCAGCAGCGCAGCTGTGCACCCGTTCCTTTGCCCGCCAAACGGATCCCGAGGCCCTTTATGCGCGGTCCGCCGCCGTGGCGCTGACACTGGTGGCCGGAGCCGCAAGCCGGGGCCGGCAGGCAGGCGGGCTGACCCTGGCCACTGCGGAGGAGCTGTTGAGCAGCACCCGGACCGGCTCCGGGTGA